The Bos javanicus breed banteng chromosome 18, ARS-OSU_banteng_1.0, whole genome shotgun sequence genome has a segment encoding these proteins:
- the PTH2 gene encoding tuberoinfundibular peptide of 39 residues: METRQVPRSPRVRLLLLLLLLVSWGHRTASGVALPPAGVFRLRTPGEARAGPATPQSRRSLALADDAAFRERARLLAALERRHWLNSYMHKLLVLDAP; this comes from the exons ATGGAGACCCGCCAGGTACCCAGGAGCCCCCGggtgcggctgctgctgctgctcctgcttctTGTGTCCTGGGGCCACCGCACGGCCTCAGGAGTCGCCCTACCTCCTGCGGGGGTCTTCAG ACTCCGCACCCCCGGCGAGGCTCGGGCGGGTCCGGCCACCCCCCAGTCGCGGCGGAGCCTGGCGCTGGCGGACGACGCGGCCTTCCGGGAGCGCGCGCGGCTGCTGGCCGCCCTCGAGCGCCGCCACTGGCTGAACTCGTACATGCACAAGCTGCTGGTGCTGGACGCGCCCTGA
- the GFY gene encoding Golgi-associated olfactory signaling regulator has protein sequence MASTPQPTGELQVASPFPGSDLGGANVVYLGTTGRGLRSGQRVLPGGSDLNPFLPAPLLLQVSPKAMKSFRPILFLLGFLFTWLGSKAAPTVSLPAGSDFLGIDHPSQPYSPASENSTLYGPNPESPGAAYPEPSKTPHAVSPEPSPLAFTKTPSTDLQETPHQEPPKAPKPNSFNTSTPGSLDTLQINPSKMIYPEPSETPKADLTELPHTESPEASTPNSSKTSHPAFSETPNPDPTQTPHQESPEISKVNSTEISQTESRENLNSNPSKTSHLGFSGTPNPDPTQTPHQEFPEIPKLSSPEMSLEETPETPNSDPTKISDIKSLETHDSDTPNPKFLQTLHPDPTETPHPVSHIGHEPNPPEIPQTKFPTTLYQDSTEIPTASDPEISTSLAPQTPAPFKEEVTALNEQSLNPKPEALAVTQPTTLKLPTSDSPGTVDLKAPQNSSPKGLDAPPPSARIAGPPAPPGPPSQPAPATPRAPQRRSRGERVNTIIVLERVQETGVTLVGRPRGAAGGALCLFLAGIGLLIGIFLLLWCLYRRAARHRPFAHHRLPNDGDEPVMHLDAPKEPYDLYFYAPDAWVPSHIATKQPPPTPPLPPKLPPPPRGGRPQRLEPLSPATLPNNFL, from the exons ATGGCTTCCACCCCACAACCTACTGGGGAGTTGCAGGTGGCATCTCCTTTTCCTGGCTCTGACCTGGGCGGTGCTAATGTGGTCTATCTGGGGACCACTGGGCGTGGCCTCCGGAGTGGGCAGAGGGTCCTCCCGGGAGGCTCTGACCTTAACCCCTTCCTTCCCGCTCCCCTGCTGCTACAGGTATCACCCAAAGCTATGAAATCCTTCAGACCAATCCTCTTCCTTCTCGGCTTCCTCTTCACCTGGCTGGGCTCCAAGGCCGCCCCTACAGTCTCACTGCCTGCGGGCTCCGACTTCTTGGGGATAGACCACCCCTCCCAGCCCTACTCTCCGGCTTCTGAAAATTCCACTCTCTATGGACCTAACCCAGAATCTCCAGGGGCTGCTTATCCTGAGCCCTCTAAGACACCTCATGCGGTTTCCCCGGAGCCCTCCCCGCTTGCCTTCACTAAGACCCCCAGTACTGACCTCCAAGAAACCCCCCACCAGGAGCCTCCTAAGGCCCCCAAACCTAACTCATTCAACACCTCAACACCAGGGTCCCTGGACACCCTCCAAATTAACCCCTCCAAAATGATATATCCAGAACCATCTGAGACCCCCAAAGCTGACCTGACTGAACTTCCACACACAGAATCCCCTGAGGCCTCTACACCTAATTCCTCTAAAACCTCACACCCAGCATTTTCTGAGACCCCAAACCCTGACCCTACCCAAACTCCACACCAAGAATCCCCAGAGATTTCCAAGGTTAACTCCACGGAAATCTCACAGACGGAATCCCGTGAGAATCTCAATTCTAATCCCTCTAAAACTTCACACCTAGGATTTTCTGGGACCCCAAACCCTGATCCTACACAAACTCCTCATCAAGAATTCCCAGAGATTCCCAAACTTAGCTCCCCTGAGATGTCACTTGAAGAAACCCCTGAGACCCCAAATTCTGACCCCACCAAAATCTCTGACATCAAATCTCTGGAAACCCATGACTCTGACACCCCAAACCCTAAATTCCTCCAGACCCTCCATCCTGACCCTACTGAAACACCCCACCCGGTATCTCATATAGGCCACGAGCCCAACCCCCCTGAGATTCCCCAAACAAAATTCCCCACAACCCTCTACCAAGACTCAACAGAGATACCCACAGCCTCTGACCCTGAAATCTCCACTAGCCTTGCTCCACAAACTCCTGCACCCTTCAAAGAAGAAGTTACTGCTCTTAATGAGCAATCCCTGAATCCCAAACCAGAAGCACTTGCAGTCACCCAGCCCACCACCCTTAAATTGCCCACCTCAGATTCTCCGGGGACAGTTGATCTGAAAGCCCCCCAGAACTCCAGCCCTAAAGGGCTGGAcgcccctcctccctcagcccGGATTGCAGGGCCCCCTGCTCCTCCAGGGCCCCCCAGTCAACCGGCCCCAGCCACTCCGCGGGCCCCCCAGCGGCGCAGCCGAGGTGAGAGAGTCAACACTATCATCGTGTTGGAGAGAGTGCAGGAGACCG GCGTGACCCTGGTGGGGCGTCCCCGGGGCGCGGCAGGCGGGGCCCTCTGCCTATTCCTCGCCGGGATCGGGCTGCTCATTGGCATTTTCCTGCTGCTGTGGTGTCTCTACCGCCGGGCGGCTCGACACCGGCCCTTCGCACACCACCGACTCCCAAACGACGGAGATGAACCGG TTATGCATTTGGACGCCCCGAAGGAACCCTACGACCTCTACTTTTACGCGCCGGACGCCTGGGTCCCTTCACACATCGCTACCAAGCagccaccacccacccccccgcTGCCGCCCAAGCTGCCTCCGCCGCCCCGCGGGGGCCGCCCCCAGCGCCTAGAACCGCTCTCCCCTGCCACGCTCCCAAACAACTTCCTGTGA
- the SLC17A7 gene encoding vesicular glutamate transporter 1, with amino-acid sequence MEFRQEEFRKLAGRALGKLHRLLEKRQEGAETLELSADGRPVTTQTRDPPVVDCTCFGLPRRYIIAIMSGLGFCISFGIRCNLGVAIVSMVNNSTTHRGGHVVMQKAQFNWDPETVGLIHGSFFWGYIVTQIPGGFICQKFAANRVFGFAIVATSTLNMLIPSAARVHYGCVIFVRILQGLVEGVTYPACHGIWSKWAPPLERSRLATTAFCGSYAGAVVAMPLAGVLVQYSGWSSVFYVYGSFGIFWYLFWLLVSYESPALHPSISEEERKYIEDAIGESAKLMNPVTKFNTPWRRFFTSMPVYAIIVANFCRSWTFYLLLISQPAYFEEVFGFEISKVGLVSALPHLVMTIIVPIGGQIADFLRSRRIMSTTNVRKLMNCGGFGMEATLLLVVGYSHSKGVAISFLVLAVGFSGFAISGFNVNHLDIAPRYASILMGISNGVGTLSGMVCPIIVGAMTKHKTREEWQYVFLIASLVHYGGVIFYGVFASGEKQPWAEPEEMSEEKCGFVGHDQLAGSDESEMEDEAEPPGAPPAPPPSYGATHSTVQPPRPPPPVRDY; translated from the exons ATGGAGTTCCGCCAGGAGGAGTTTCGGAAGCTAGCGGGTCGCGCCCTCGGGAAGCTACACCG TCTTCTGGAGAAGCGGCAAGAAGGTGCCGAGACGCTGGAGCTGAGTGCAGATGGGCGCCCGGTCACGACGCAGACCCGGGACCCGCCGGTCGTGGATTGCACCTGCTTTGGCCTCCCTCGCCGCTACATTATCGCCATCATGAGCGGTCTGGGCTTCTGCATTAGCTTTGGCATCCGCTGCAACCTGGGCGTGGCCATCGTCTCCATGGTCAACAACAGCACGACCCACCGCGGGGGCCACGTGGTGATGCAG AAAGCTCAGTTCAACTGGGATCCAGAGACTGTTGGCCTCATACACGGTTCCTTTTTCTGGGGCTACATTGTCACCCAGATTCCTGGAGGATTTATCTGCCAAAAATTCGCAGCCAACAG GGTTTTCGGCTTTGCTATTGTGGCTACCTCCACTCTAAACATGCTGATTCCCTCGGCTGCCCGTGTCCACTATGGCTGTGTCATCTTCGTGAGGATCCTGCAGGGGTTGGTAGAG GGGGTCACGTACCCTGCTTGCCACGGGATCTGGAGCAAATGGGCCCCGCCCTTAGAGCGGAGTCGCCTGGCGACGACAGCCTTTTGTG GTTCCTATGCTGGGGCGGTGGTCGCGATGCCTCTCGCCGGAGTCCTGGTGCAGTACTCAGGATGGAGCTCTGTATTCTACGTCTATG GCAGCTTCGGGATCTTCTGGTACCTGTTCTGGCTGCTCGTCTCCTACGAGTCCCCGGCGCTGCACCCTAGCATTTCGGAGGAGGAGCGCAAGTACATCGAGGACGCCATCGGCGAGAGCGCCAAGCTCATGAACCCCGTCACG AAATTTAACACACCTTGGAGGCGCTTCTTCACGTCCATGCCAGTCTACGCCATTATCGTGGCCAACTTCTGTCGTAGCTGGACTTTCTACCTGCTTCTTATCTCCCAGCCTGCCTACTTCGAAGAAGTGTTCGGTTTCGAGATCAGCAAG GTGGGCCTGGTGTCAGCGTTGCCTCACCTGGTGATGACCATCATCGTGCCCATTGGAGGCCAGATCGCCGACTTCCTGAGGAGCCGCCGCATCATGTCCACCACCAACGTGCGCAAGTTGATGAACTGTGGGG GCTTTGGCATGGAAGCTACTCTGCTGTTGGTGGTCGGCTACTCGCACTCCAAGGGCGTGGCCATCTCCTTCCTAGTCCTCGCCGTGGGCTTCAGCGGCTTCGCCATCTCCG GGTTCAACGTGAACCATCTGGACATCGCCCCGCGCTATGCCAGCATCCTCATGGGCATCTCCAACGGCGTGGGCACGTTGTCCGGCATGGTGTGCCCCATCATCGTGGGTGCCATGACTAAGCACAAG ACTCGGGAGGAGTGGCAGTATGTGTTCCTCATTGCCTCCCTGGTGCACTATGGGGGCGTCATCTTCTACGGGGTCTTCGCTTCGGGAGAGAAGCAGCCGTGGGCGGAGCCTGAGGAGATGAGCGAAGAGAAATGTGGCTTCGTTGGCCACGACCAGCTGGCTGGCAGCGACGAAAGCGAAATGGAGGATGAGGCTGAGCCCCCCGGGGCACCCCCTGCTCCCCCTCCATCCTATGGGGCTACACACAGCACAGTTCAACCCCCAAGACCCCCACCCCCTGTCCGGGACTACTGA